A genomic segment from Streptomyces sp. NBC_01233 encodes:
- a CDS encoding IS3 family transposase: protein MSTICRFIHAEKANYTIVLLCTVMKTARSTYYAWVAGAEAREARRRADETLAHEITVIYIASRRNYGVPRVTAELRRQGRVVNRKRVARVMRENGIAGNSRRTGRRGLTKADTKAAPSPDLIGRDFTAIRPGTKIVGDITYIPTAEGWLYLASWLDLATREVIGYSMADHHRADLVVDALDMAAALGRLEPGCVIHSDRGSEYTSGQLRTKISKLGHRQSMGRTGSCFDNAAAESFWAVLKEEIGTRFWPDRATARADIFDFIETFYNRRRLRKHIHWGYLTPHETRLRYRQDQALAA, encoded by the coding sequence GTGAGCACGATATGCCGGTTCATCCACGCGGAGAAGGCGAACTACACGATCGTGCTGCTGTGCACGGTGATGAAGACCGCCCGGTCCACGTACTACGCGTGGGTGGCCGGAGCCGAGGCCCGCGAAGCCAGGCGACGGGCGGATGAGACCCTGGCACACGAGATCACGGTGATCTACATCGCCTCCCGGCGGAACTACGGCGTCCCGCGCGTCACCGCCGAACTGCGCCGGCAGGGCCGGGTGGTCAACCGTAAGCGGGTGGCACGGGTCATGCGGGAGAACGGCATCGCCGGGAACAGCCGGCGCACCGGACGCCGCGGCCTGACCAAGGCCGACACCAAGGCCGCCCCGTCGCCGGACCTGATCGGCCGGGACTTCACCGCCATCCGTCCCGGAACGAAAATCGTCGGGGACATCACCTACATCCCCACCGCCGAGGGCTGGCTCTACCTCGCCTCGTGGCTGGACCTGGCCACGCGCGAGGTGATCGGGTACTCGATGGCCGACCACCACCGCGCCGACCTCGTCGTCGACGCGCTGGACATGGCAGCCGCGCTGGGCCGCCTGGAACCCGGCTGTGTGATCCACAGTGACCGCGGATCGGAATACACCTCCGGTCAACTCCGCACAAAAATCAGCAAGTTGGGGCACCGGCAAAGTATGGGCCGGACCGGGAGCTGCTTCGATAACGCCGCCGCGGAGAGCTTCTGGGCCGTCCTGAAAGAAGAGATCGGCACCCGCTTCTGGCCCGACCGGGCCACCGCCCGCGCCGACATCTTCGACTTCATCGAGACCTTCTACAACAGACGCCGCCTACGCAAGCACATCCACTGGGGCTACCTCACACCCCACGAAACCCGCCTGCGATACCGGCAAGACCAGGCCCTCGCAGCGTAA